A genome region from Hevea brasiliensis isolate MT/VB/25A 57/8 chromosome 9, ASM3005281v1, whole genome shotgun sequence includes the following:
- the LOC131182878 gene encoding uncharacterized protein LOC131182878 encodes MSKRICFLATNNVAEYEACICGLEALIAIGAKEVEVFGDSMLVVSLVKGDWELKEEKLRSYLEYAKKLLFSFEEVTVKQMHRTQNQMADSLATLASLWEKGNQKLTQPVILIKSRIPCYEGLIIAYLDLEDKGKWYEDIKRYLKVREYPQSANNRDKATIGRLAIQFTLAGGQLYKRFFE; translated from the coding sequence ATGTCAAAAAGGATATGTTTCCTAGCCACTAATAATGTTGCAGAATATGAGGCTTGTATTTGTGGCCTGGAGGCATTAATAGCTATTGGGGCTAAAGAAGTAGAGGTGTTCGGAGATTCAATGTTAGTGGTTTCCCTTGTTAAAGGTGACTgggaattaaaagaagaaaagttgaggtCATACCTAGAGTATGCTAAGAAACTATTATTTAGCTTTGAGGAAGTGACTGTGAAGCAAATGCACAGAACTCAGAACCAAATGGCTGATTCTCTAGCCACGTTGGCATCCTTATGGGAGAAAGGCAATCAGAAGCTGACCCAGCCAGTTATCCTGATTAAGAGTAGAATCCCATGCTATGAAGGGTTAATAATAGCATATTTGGATCTAGAAGATAAGGGGAAATGGTATGAGGACATAAAAAGATACTTAAAAGTAAGAGAATACCCACAGTCAGCTAATAATAGGGATAAAGCTACAATCGGTAGATTAGCCATTCAGTTCACTTTGGCTGGGGGGCAACTCTACAAAAGGTTCTTCGAATGA